In one window of Blattabacterium sp. (Cryptocercus punctulatus) str. Cpu DNA:
- the yajC gene encoding preprotein translocase subunit YajC — MFSILQNSITNTILMFVLIFIVFYFFMIRPQIRKQKIEKKFQKNLKKGIYIVTNSGLHGKIIEITNHFCILETITGKIKFEKNAISKELSQLRYENLLKKNKNNNKIKEIEFKENIEKK; from the coding sequence ATGTTTTCTATATTACAAAATTCTATAACAAACACTATTTTAATGTTTGTATTAATATTTATTGTATTTTATTTTTTTATGATACGTCCTCAAATACGAAAACAAAAAATAGAAAAAAAATTTCAAAAAAATTTAAAAAAAGGAATTTACATAGTAACAAATTCTGGATTACATGGAAAAATTATAGAAATTACAAATCATTTCTGTATATTAGAAACTATTACAGGAAAAATAAAATTTGAAAAAAACGCTATATCTAAAGAATTATCTCAGTTACGTTATGAAAATTTATTAAAAAAAAATAAAAATAATAATAAAATAAAAGAAATAGAATTTAAAGAAAATATCGAGAAAAAATGA
- the nusB gene encoding transcription antitermination factor NusB, protein MLIRRYFRIRSLQFLYAQHLSKINFKKVEKNMLQNIEELHELYIFLLYLILKIRDKAIKNMNEISTKKKINSIQKIAYNSIIKILSNNKYLLKYKYLKYYEKKLWIKQDESFLFLLIKEMQKSQIFKNSIQKFNSSFEEEKNFIIKYYKNSIIPNKKLIDYIEDRYVINGSENLYIAHMIVCKTLQSIKLSTPKNFKLYNIYKNNENKKFIIDLYRNTIYHKDEFNKLIEYISKNWTINRIATVDLIILQMAICEFLYFPNIPPKATINEYIEITKIFCMEKSKIFINGILDKVFKLLYKQNKIFKIEKKLI, encoded by the coding sequence ATGTTAATTAGGCGATACTTCAGAATAAGAAGTTTGCAATTTTTATATGCCCAACATTTATCTAAAATAAATTTTAAAAAAGTAGAAAAAAATATGCTTCAAAATATTGAAGAACTACATGAATTATATATTTTTTTACTCTATTTAATATTAAAAATTAGAGATAAAGCTATAAAAAATATGAATGAAATTTCAACTAAAAAAAAAATAAATTCTATACAAAAAATAGCATATAATTCCATCATTAAAATATTATCTAATAATAAATATTTATTAAAATATAAATATTTAAAATATTATGAAAAAAAATTATGGATAAAACAGGATGAATCTTTTCTTTTTTTATTAATAAAAGAAATGCAAAAATCACAAATTTTTAAAAATTCTATACAAAAATTTAATTCTTCTTTTGAAGAGGAAAAAAATTTTATTATAAAATATTATAAAAATAGTATAATTCCTAATAAAAAATTAATTGATTATATTGAGGATAGATATGTAATAAATGGATCCGAAAATTTATATATCGCACATATGATAGTTTGTAAAACTTTACAATCTATAAAATTATCTACCCCTAAAAATTTTAAATTATATAATATTTATAAAAATAATGAAAATAAAAAATTTATTATTGATTTATATAGAAATACAATTTATCATAAAGATGAATTTAATAAATTAATTGAATATATATCTAAAAATTGGACTATAAATAGAATAGCTACTGTAGATTTAATCATATTACAAATGGCTATTTGTGAATTTTTATATTTTCCAAATATTCCTCCAAAAGCAACTATAAATGAATATATAGAAATTACAAAAATATTTTGTATGGAAAAAAGTAAAATTTTCATTAATGGTATTCTAGATAAAGTATTCAAATTATTATATAAACAAAATAAAATATTTAAAATTGAAAAAAAATTAATATAA
- a CDS encoding NAD(P)/FAD-dependent oxidoreductase, which produces MNIPIKNNLKRVVIIGAGFAGLQVAKKLRRDKFQVVLIDKNNYHTFQPLLYQVATSGLEPDSIIHTIRTIIKKTKNFFFRLANVHFINIKEKKIHTNVGILFYDYLIIATGSITNYFGNKNIEFFSLPMKSIPEALNIRSLILQNFEYALLTKNSKEREKLITFVIVGGGPTGVELAGSLAEMKKYILQNDYPDLNIQHMNIHLLQASSRLLDGMSEKSSKQAFKNLKELGVNIWLNCLVKDYDSEIIFMDKNRKIESANVIWAAGVKGAIIKGFIKEDIMSGQRILVDNYLKTLKYPNIFAIGDVAYIIKNKYYPNGHPMTAQPAIQQGKWLAKNFNYFLLNNKIGPPFKYKNLGNMATIGRNKAVCDFTYFKLKGFLAWIIWMFVHLISLVGFRNKIIVLTNWIIQYFHYNKSIRIIIKKIL; this is translated from the coding sequence ATGAATATTCCAATAAAAAATAATTTAAAAAGAGTCGTAATAATTGGAGCTGGATTTGCTGGATTACAAGTTGCTAAAAAATTGAGAAGAGATAAATTTCAAGTAGTTCTTATTGATAAAAATAATTATCATACTTTTCAACCTTTATTATATCAAGTAGCAACATCGGGATTAGAACCGGATTCGATTATACATACTATTAGAACAATTATAAAAAAAACAAAAAACTTTTTTTTTAGACTAGCTAATGTACATTTTATCAATATAAAAGAAAAAAAAATACATACAAATGTAGGAATTTTATTTTATGATTATTTAATTATAGCTACTGGATCTATAACTAATTATTTCGGGAATAAAAATATAGAATTTTTTTCTTTACCAATGAAATCAATTCCAGAAGCATTAAATATAAGAAGTCTTATATTACAAAATTTTGAATATGCATTACTTACAAAAAATTCTAAAGAAAGAGAAAAATTAATAACATTTGTTATTGTTGGTGGTGGTCCTACTGGAGTAGAACTAGCTGGATCTTTAGCAGAAATGAAAAAATATATATTGCAAAATGATTATCCAGATTTAAATATTCAACATATGAATATTCATTTATTACAAGCATCTTCTAGATTATTAGATGGAATGTCAGAAAAATCTTCAAAACAAGCTTTTAAAAATTTAAAAGAACTAGGAGTAAATATTTGGTTAAATTGTTTAGTAAAAGATTACGATAGTGAAATTATTTTTATGGATAAAAATAGAAAAATAGAATCTGCTAATGTTATATGGGCAGCAGGAGTAAAAGGTGCTATAATTAAAGGATTTATAAAAGAAGACATAATGAGTGGACAAAGAATTTTAGTAGATAATTATCTTAAAACTTTAAAATATCCAAATATTTTTGCTATTGGAGATGTAGCATATATAATTAAAAATAAATATTATCCAAATGGTCATCCTATGACTGCACAACCTGCTATTCAACAAGGAAAATGGCTAGCTAAAAATTTTAATTATTTTTTATTAAATAATAAAATAGGACCCCCTTTTAAATATAAAAATTTAGGGAATATGGCTACTATTGGTAGAAATAAAGCTGTATGTGATTTTACTTATTTTAAATTAAAAGGTTTTTTAGCATGGATTATTTGGATGTTTGTTCATTTAATTAGTCTAGTTGGATTTAGAAATAAAATAATAGTTTTAACAAATTGGATTATTCAATATTTTCATTATAATAAAAGTATACGTATAATTATAAAAAAAATTTTATAG
- the coaE gene encoding dephospho-CoA kinase (Dephospho-CoA kinase (CoaE) performs the final step in coenzyme A biosynthesis.), protein MRSLLIGITGNMGSWKKFIFPLFFKNIGIPVYSSDQRSKILMNKIKLLKNNIINFLVKKSYKNNKVNTKFLSKIVFQNPIYLKLLCSIIHPWIFLDFKNWIFSQKTFYSIKESAILFESGSYKNCDLIITIISPIEKMIERIIKRDHLNEKKIMNRIKFQISNKKKIKYSNIIIENTQDIFF, encoded by the coding sequence ATGAGATCATTGTTAATAGGAATTACTGGAAATATGGGATCTTGGAAAAAGTTTATTTTCCCTCTTTTTTTTAAAAATATTGGAATTCCTGTATATTCATCAGATCAAAGAAGTAAAATTTTAATGAATAAAATAAAATTATTAAAAAATAATATTATAAATTTTTTGGTTAAAAAATCATATAAAAATAATAAAGTAAATACAAAATTTTTATCTAAAATAGTATTTCAAAATCCTATTTATTTAAAATTATTATGTTCTATTATTCATCCATGGATTTTTTTAGATTTTAAAAATTGGATTTTTTCACAAAAAACTTTTTATTCTATAAAAGAATCTGCTATTTTATTTGAAAGTGGATCTTATAAAAATTGTGATTTAATTATTACTATTATTTCACCTATAGAAAAAATGATTGAACGAATTATTAAAAGAGATCATCTAAATGAAAAAAAAATTATGAATCGTATTAAATTTCAAATTTCTAATAAAAAAAAAATTAAATATTCTAACATAATTATTGAAAATACTCAAGATATTTTTTTTTAA
- a CDS encoding zinc metallopeptidase gives MIYYFIIGITFFISVIVSKILKDKIQTYSKFYLQNHMSGKEIAEKMLTDNGIYDVNIISVEGELTDHYNPLNKTINLSEKVYYENSSASAAIAAHECGHVLQHKWGYNLLKFRNGLIPILNFSSKFTHLAIMIGLTIFYSSEGKNSFILKLGIGLFSLAVFFSFITLPIEFDASKRALTWLKNKNMVTFQEYEQAKDSLKWAAMTYVISALGSLAQLMYFLSIFNNKRDE, from the coding sequence ATGATTTATTATTTTATTATAGGAATAACATTTTTTATTAGTGTTATAGTAAGTAAAATTTTGAAAGATAAAATTCAGACATATTCTAAATTTTATTTGCAAAATCATATGAGTGGAAAAGAAATAGCAGAAAAAATGTTAACAGATAATGGTATTTATGATGTAAATATTATATCTGTAGAAGGAGAATTAACTGATCATTATAATCCATTAAATAAAACAATTAATTTAAGTGAAAAAGTTTATTATGAAAATTCTTCTGCTTCTGCTGCTATTGCGGCTCATGAATGTGGTCATGTTTTACAACATAAATGGGGTTATAATTTATTAAAATTCCGAAATGGATTAATTCCTATTTTAAATTTTAGTTCTAAATTTACACATTTAGCTATTATGATTGGCCTTACAATATTTTATAGTTCAGAAGGAAAAAATTCTTTTATTCTTAAATTAGGTATAGGTTTATTTTCTTTAGCAGTTTTTTTTTCTTTTATTACTCTTCCAATAGAATTTGATGCTAGTAAAAGAGCTTTAACATGGTTAAAAAATAAAAATATGGTAACATTTCAGGAATATGAGCAGGCAAAAGATTCTTTAAAATGGGCAGCAATGACTTATGTTATTTCAGCCTTAGGAAGTTTAGCTCAATTAATGTATTTTTTATCTATTTTTAATAATAAAAGAGATGAATAA